A portion of the Faecalibacterium sp. I3-3-89 genome contains these proteins:
- a CDS encoding response regulator transcription factor, which yields MIRVLLVEDDPVIRDTTCYFLKSQQNFEVVCAETGGDALSHARERFDVILMDILLPDTNGVDLCQRLRSWHHCPIIFTSCLDDTDTIVRALEMGGDDFLAKPYNNKILLARIMANIRRVQMDGAEPSVNGYHCTAFTLDANSHSVEKDGRSVHLADMEYRILTLFVRYPNTFFTANELYQKIWGKDSLGDVRTVQVHIHNLRSKIEPDPAKPVYLKNVWGKGYVFQPEGERA from the coding sequence ATGATCCGCGTATTGTTGGTGGAAGATGACCCCGTGATCCGCGACACCACCTGCTATTTTTTAAAGAGCCAGCAGAATTTCGAGGTGGTCTGTGCGGAGACGGGCGGCGACGCGCTGAGCCATGCGCGGGAGAGGTTCGATGTCATCCTGATGGACATCCTTCTCCCGGACACCAACGGAGTAGACCTCTGCCAGCGCCTGCGAAGCTGGCACCACTGCCCCATCATCTTCACCTCCTGTCTGGACGACACTGACACCATCGTCCGTGCACTGGAAATGGGCGGCGATGACTTTCTGGCCAAGCCCTATAACAACAAGATCCTTCTGGCCCGCATTATGGCCAACATTCGCCGGGTCCAGATGGACGGCGCAGAACCCAGCGTCAACGGCTACCACTGCACGGCCTTCACACTGGACGCCAACAGCCACAGCGTAGAGAAGGACGGCCGCAGCGTCCATCTGGCTGATATGGAATACCGCATCCTGACCCTCTTTGTCCGCTACCCGAACACCTTTTTTACGGCCAATGAGCTTTACCAGAAGATCTGGGGCAAGGACAGCCTCGGCGATGTACGGACAGTGCAGGTCCATATCCATAACCTCCGCAGCAAGATCGAGCCGGACCCCGCGAAGCCCGTCTACTTAAAAAATGTCTGGGGAAAGGGATACGTCTTCCAGCCGGAGGGGGAGAGGGCTTAA